In Burkholderiales bacterium, a single genomic region encodes these proteins:
- the kdsC gene encoding 3-deoxy-manno-octulosonate-8-phosphatase KdsC — MTRHPPPANVLSLDDVNARARALRLVIFDVDGVLTDGALYLADDGQEMKAFFSLDGHGMKMLKRSGVELAIITARNSQLMVHRARNLGITHLYQGAEDKLTAYQHLLQELDIPPESIAYMGDDVVDLPVMRRCGLAITVPGAPEIVKQYAHYITTLPGGRGAVREVCELIMRAQGTWETQLAPYLK, encoded by the coding sequence ATGACCCGCCATCCGCCGCCTGCCAACGTGCTTTCCCTGGATGACGTGAATGCCCGCGCCCGTGCGCTTCGCCTCGTCATCTTCGACGTGGACGGCGTGCTCACCGACGGCGCGCTCTATCTTGCCGACGACGGGCAGGAAATGAAGGCCTTCTTCTCCCTCGACGGCCATGGCATGAAAATGCTCAAACGCTCCGGGGTGGAGCTTGCCATCATCACCGCGCGCAATTCCCAACTCATGGTGCATCGCGCGCGCAACCTGGGCATCACCCACCTCTACCAGGGCGCGGAGGACAAGCTTACGGCCTATCAGCACCTGCTGCAGGAGCTGGACATCCCCCCGGAAAGCATCGCCTACATGGGCGATGACGTCGTGGATTTGCCGGTCATGCGTCGCTGCGGACTTGCCATCACCGTGCCCGGGGCGCCGGAGATCGTCAAGCAATACGCCCATTACATCACCACGCTACCCGGCGGTCGCGGCGCAGTGCGCGAGGTGTGTGAACTCATCATGCGCGCCCAGGGTACCTGGGAGACGCAGCTTGCCCCTTATCTCAAATGA
- the lptC gene encoding LPS export ABC transporter periplasmic protein LptC encodes MNRNFAAWAALGLLGLFAALTYWLAQVVEPPPPKRDGSTRHDPDFIVENFSALRLGEDGQPRFTLAAVKMTHYPDTETTEVERPHFTRFSREAPPLHVLAQRGTITRDGEHVYLRDDVRVIREARGERGELVVTTSFLHLQPEKELAMTDQAVTITDRHTQITGVGLKLDAKARHLKILSRVKVRYAKPRV; translated from the coding sequence ATGAACCGCAATTTCGCCGCCTGGGCCGCCCTTGGCCTGCTGGGCCTGTTTGCGGCCCTCACCTACTGGCTGGCCCAGGTGGTGGAACCACCGCCGCCCAAACGCGACGGCAGCACCCGGCATGATCCCGATTTCATCGTCGAAAACTTCAGCGCACTGCGTTTGGGTGAGGATGGCCAACCGCGTTTCACCCTGGCGGCGGTGAAAATGACCCACTATCCCGACACCGAAACCACCGAGGTGGAACGGCCCCATTTCACCCGTTTCAGCCGGGAGGCACCGCCCCTGCATGTGCTGGCCCAGCGGGGCACCATCACCCGCGATGGCGAGCACGTCTATCTGCGCGACGACGTGCGGGTGATCCGCGAAGCGCGCGGCGAGCGGGGCGAGCTGGTGGTGACCACCTCCTTCCTCCACCTGCAGCCGGAGAAGGAATTGGCGATGACCGACCAGGCGGTGACCATCACCGACAGACATACCCAGATCACGGGGGTTGGCTTAAAATTGGACGCCAAGGCCCGCCATTTGAAAATCCTCTCCCGCGTGAAAGTCCGCTATGCCAAGCCCCGTGTCTGA
- the lptA gene encoding lipopolysaccharide transport periplasmic protein LptA, which translates to MSEALCRAVPVACLLCLLFVPCAQAEKADREKPINLEADTMEVDDMAKVSTYTGNVRLTQGTLLILADKLVVRQDKDGFSSATALGNPVSFRQKREGVDEYIEGWANRIEYDGRRDRVELFGNARVRRGQDEVRGSYIAYDARTEFYQVKGGPEAVTETNPKGRVRAVIQPKAKNPPPPPAPDGLPLRPAAPPPQP; encoded by the coding sequence GTGTCTGAAGCGCTGTGCCGCGCCGTGCCAGTGGCGTGCCTGCTATGCCTCCTTTTCGTGCCTTGTGCGCAGGCGGAAAAGGCCGACCGCGAAAAGCCCATCAACCTCGAGGCGGACACCATGGAGGTGGACGACATGGCCAAGGTCAGCACCTACACGGGCAACGTCCGCCTCACCCAGGGCACGCTCCTCATCCTCGCCGACAAGCTGGTGGTGCGGCAGGACAAAGACGGGTTTTCCAGCGCCACCGCCCTTGGCAATCCGGTGAGTTTCCGCCAGAAGCGGGAAGGGGTGGACGAATACATCGAAGGTTGGGCCAACCGCATCGAATATGACGGCCGGCGCGATCGCGTCGAGCTCTTCGGCAATGCGCGGGTGCGCCGCGGGCAGGACGAGGTGCGCGGCAGCTACATCGCTTATGACGCGCGCACCGAGTTCTATCAGGTGAAGGGCGGGCCGGAAGCGGTGACAGAAACCAACCCGAAAGGGCGCGTGCGTGCGGTGATCCAGCCCAAGGCAAAGAATCCCCCGCCGCCTCCGGCGCCGGACGGGTTGCCACTGCGACCCGCCGCGCCGCCGCCCCAGCCCTGA
- the lptB gene encoding LPS export ABC transporter ATP-binding protein gives MSTLEVIGLRKRYKARTVVKDVSLTVHSGDVVGLLGPNGAGKTTSFYMMVGLTPLDGGRILLDGQDLSHLPIHRRALLGLSYLPQEASVFRRLTVEENIRAILELQPLTAGEIEAQLDSLLDELNIDHLRGAPATSLSGGERRRVEIGRALATRPRFILLDEPFAGVDPIAVLDIQKIIRFLSQRGIGVLITDHNVRETLGICDRAYIINEGSVLASGQPDEIVYNEAVRRVYLGEHFRL, from the coding sequence ATGAGCACCCTGGAAGTCATCGGGCTCAGGAAGCGGTACAAGGCGCGCACGGTGGTGAAGGACGTCTCCCTCACCGTGCACAGCGGCGACGTGGTGGGCCTCCTCGGCCCCAACGGCGCCGGCAAGACCACGAGCTTCTACATGATGGTGGGCCTCACCCCCTTGGATGGCGGCCGCATCCTCCTCGACGGCCAGGACTTGAGCCACCTGCCCATTCACCGGCGCGCCCTGCTGGGCCTGTCCTACCTGCCGCAGGAAGCCTCAGTCTTCCGCAGACTGACGGTGGAGGAGAACATCCGCGCCATTCTCGAACTGCAACCGTTGACCGCTGGCGAAATCGAAGCCCAGCTCGATTCCCTCCTCGACGAACTCAACATCGACCATCTGCGCGGCGCCCCGGCCACCAGTCTTTCCGGCGGCGAACGCCGACGGGTGGAGATCGGCCGCGCCCTGGCCACCCGCCCCCGCTTCATCCTCCTCGACGAACCCTTCGCCGGTGTCGACCCCATCGCCGTGCTGGACATCCAGAAAATCATCCGCTTCCTTTCCCAGCGGGGCATCGGCGTGCTCATCACCGACCACAATGTCCGGGAGACCCTGGGCATCTGTGATCGCGCCTACATCATCAACGAAGGCTCGGTGCTCGCCAGCGGACAGCCGGACGAAATTGTTTATAATGAAGCGGTGCGGCGGGTCTATCTCGGCGAACATTTCCGCCTCTAA
- a CDS encoding RNA polymerase factor sigma-54: protein MKHSLQLKLSQQLTLTPQLQQSIRLLQLSTLELQQELDAILQENPLLERCEGEAEDEGDTVFGESITSGVAVDGEEAPAEGETATAEVEPPESLWDQDIPGTGNRSEDEEGDFPQLPAGEETLREHLLWQLNLLHVSDRDKQLIALLIDALDEDGYLKQPLEEIAEMLPAELEVDPLELTAALKHLQNMDPAGVGARNLAECLLLQLENIDAEEATRQLARTIVRDHLELLAGRDLNKLKKVLQCSDEALRAARELITRLNPRPGAAFGRDETRYIVHDVEVRKVKGRWVVRLNPDAVPRLRINRVYADILRRNRNATSKELAQQLQEARWVIRNVQQRFDTILRVSQAIVDRQRHFLEHGEVAMRPLVLREIAEAVGLHESTVSRVTSQKYMLTPRGIFELKYFFGSHVSTDSGGACSATAIRALIKQLIAAEDSRRPLSDAQIADILSKQGIIVARRTIAKYRESLQIPPVNLRKSF from the coding sequence ATGAAACACAGTCTACAGCTCAAGCTTTCCCAGCAGCTCACGCTGACGCCGCAGCTGCAGCAATCCATTCGCCTTTTGCAATTGTCCACCCTGGAGCTGCAGCAGGAGCTGGATGCCATCCTGCAGGAAAACCCCTTGCTGGAGCGCTGTGAGGGTGAGGCCGAAGACGAAGGCGACACCGTCTTTGGCGAAAGCATCACCAGCGGGGTCGCCGTGGACGGTGAAGAGGCCCCGGCGGAAGGGGAGACGGCAACGGCAGAGGTGGAGCCTCCGGAAAGCCTGTGGGACCAGGACATCCCCGGCACAGGCAACCGGTCCGAGGACGAGGAAGGCGACTTCCCGCAATTGCCTGCCGGCGAGGAAACCCTGCGCGAGCATCTGCTCTGGCAGCTCAATCTGCTGCACGTCTCCGACCGCGACAAGCAGCTCATCGCCCTGCTCATCGATGCCCTCGACGAAGACGGCTACCTCAAGCAGCCCCTGGAAGAGATTGCCGAAATGCTGCCGGCGGAGCTGGAGGTCGATCCCCTCGAACTCACCGCCGCCCTCAAGCACCTGCAGAACATGGATCCGGCGGGAGTGGGCGCGCGCAACCTCGCCGAGTGTCTGCTGCTGCAGCTCGAGAACATCGACGCCGAGGAAGCCACCCGGCAGCTCGCCCGCACCATCGTCCGCGATCATCTCGAGCTGCTCGCCGGGCGCGATCTCAACAAGCTGAAAAAAGTCCTGCAGTGTTCCGATGAGGCGCTGCGCGCCGCCCGGGAATTGATCACCCGCTTGAACCCCCGCCCCGGTGCCGCCTTCGGCCGGGACGAAACCCGTTACATCGTCCACGATGTGGAGGTGCGCAAGGTGAAAGGGCGCTGGGTGGTGCGGCTCAACCCCGACGCGGTGCCGCGGCTGCGCATCAACCGCGTCTATGCCGACATTCTGCGCCGCAACCGCAACGCCACCAGCAAGGAACTGGCGCAGCAGTTGCAGGAGGCACGCTGGGTGATCCGCAACGTGCAGCAGCGTTTCGATACCATCCTGCGCGTCTCCCAGGCCATCGTCGACCGCCAGCGTCATTTCCTCGAGCACGGGGAAGTCGCCATGCGGCCCCTGGTGCTGCGGGAAATCGCCGAGGCGGTGGGGTTGCACGAATCCACCGTCTCCCGCGTGACCAGCCAGAAATACATGCTCACGCCGCGGGGCATTTTCGAGCTCAAGTATTTCTTCGGCAGCCATGTCTCCACCGACTCGGGCGGCGCCTGTTCCGCCACCGCCATCCGCGCCTTGATCAAGCAGCTCATCGCCGCGGAAGACAGCCGGCGTCCCCTCTCCGATGCCCAGATCGCCGACATCCTATCCAAGCAGGGCATCATCGTGGCGCGGCGCACCATCGCCAAATACCGTGAATCGCTGCAAATTCCGCCGGTCAATCTTCGCAAGTCCTTCTGA
- the raiA gene encoding ribosome-associated translation inhibitor RaiA: MNLTLTGHHVEVTPPLRDYVKTKLERITRHFDHVIDVNVILSVEKLVKKAEASIHVSGKAIFAESQDADMYAAIDALADKLDRQVLKHKEKNGGHGRDTLKRQAAE; the protein is encoded by the coding sequence ATGAACCTGACGCTTACCGGGCATCACGTGGAAGTCACGCCGCCGCTGCGCGACTATGTGAAAACCAAGCTGGAAAGGATCACGCGCCATTTCGACCACGTGATCGACGTCAACGTCATCCTCTCGGTGGAGAAGCTGGTTAAGAAGGCGGAAGCCAGTATTCATGTAAGCGGCAAGGCGATCTTCGCCGAAAGCCAGGATGCGGACATGTACGCCGCCATCGACGCCCTCGCCGACAAGCTGGACCGCCAGGTGCTCAAGCACAAGGAAAAAAACGGCGGACATGGCCGGGACACGCTCAAACGCCAGGCGGCGGAATAG